The Brevibacillus brevis genome contains a region encoding:
- a CDS encoding CobW family GTP-binding protein: MSAEIYLLTGYLGSGKTTLLQKWLTHLRITDQKVVVLMNEMGEEDIDGEQLQGFGFPVKKMLDGCICCSIKGELTEGLKDIMNAIAPDRILIETTGVADPLDVIDTITHPELYDRLELKGTISVVDASRFLDLNSRFSSTATLVKTIRNQVRYADLLLLNKTDLTSPDVIERVKQKLSEINPIAPIHATVQAEIEVPRLLSVKRTVHERPLDNETNRPIAVQKSIGRMSTMDRLKQSLGLKTSQPSLYNSIETFSYVFTGPVDAKKFEDFLYDLPKNVYRAKGYVQFHGKPELISFQHTDNQVLLFPFENFGPKMVAVFIGEGMDKENILNDLKKCYG, translated from the coding sequence ATGAGTGCAGAGATATACTTGCTGACTGGATATTTAGGAAGCGGAAAAACCACCCTTTTGCAAAAGTGGCTGACTCATTTGCGCATCACAGACCAGAAAGTAGTCGTCTTGATGAATGAAATGGGGGAGGAAGATATTGACGGGGAACAATTGCAAGGCTTCGGCTTTCCTGTCAAAAAAATGCTTGATGGCTGCATATGCTGCTCGATCAAGGGCGAGCTGACGGAAGGCTTAAAAGATATTATGAACGCCATTGCGCCAGACCGAATCCTCATCGAGACTACTGGCGTAGCCGATCCACTTGATGTTATCGATACGATTACCCATCCAGAGTTGTATGATCGACTGGAGTTAAAAGGGACCATTAGTGTTGTCGACGCCTCTCGCTTTCTAGACCTCAACTCACGATTCTCCTCGACTGCCACTCTGGTCAAAACGATTCGAAACCAAGTGCGTTACGCAGACCTGCTTCTTTTGAACAAAACCGATTTGACCAGTCCTGATGTCATAGAGCGGGTCAAGCAAAAGCTCAGCGAAATCAATCCGATCGCACCCATACACGCTACTGTTCAGGCAGAAATAGAAGTCCCCCGGCTTTTATCTGTCAAACGCACCGTTCATGAGCGACCGCTCGACAACGAGACAAACCGCCCCATTGCCGTACAGAAAAGCATCGGACGAATGTCAACGATGGACAGGCTCAAGCAATCCCTTGGCCTGAAAACAAGCCAACCCTCTCTCTACAATAGTATCGAAACGTTTTCCTATGTATTCACCGGTCCCGTAGACGCGAAAAAATTCGAGGACTTTCTATACGATCTCCCCAAAAATGTCTATCGGGCAAAAGGCTACGTCCAGTTCCACGGAAAGCCCGAGCTGATCTCGTTTCAACATACCGATAATCAGGTGCTCCTGTTCCCTTTTGAAAATTTCGGACCGAAAATGGTAGCTGTTTTCATTGGGGAAGGAATGGATAAAGAAAATATTTTGAACGACCTAAAAAAATGTTATGGTTAA
- the glmU gene encoding bifunctional UDP-N-acetylglucosamine diphosphorylase/glucosamine-1-phosphate N-acetyltransferase GlmU: MSKIHAVVLAAGQGTRMKSKLYKVLHPVCGKPMVQHVVDTMASMQVQDIVVVVGHGADAVRAKLGEDVTYALQEEQLGTAHAVSQAAPFLQDKEGTTFLLYGDVPLLSATTLSALLSYHEEQQAAATVLTAVLPDATGYGRIVRNEAGEVLRIVEHKDATEAERAISEINTGIYCYDNRKLWKALAEVKNDNAQGEYYVTDVVGILRDAGEKVVGYEAVDPEETMGVNDRVQLSEAEAYMKKRIMTGHMRNGVTIIDPASTYIEADVKIEADTVIHPGSFLRGQTTVGADCVIGPQADLTNVNVASGVTISYSVLVDSSVESESSVGPFAYVRPGTQIGRNAKIGDFVELKNAKIGDGTKVPHLSYVGDAEIGDGVNIGCGTITVNYDGAVKHKTTVKDGAFIGCNSNLVAPVTVGQNAYVAAGSTINQDVPDNALAIARERQVNKIDYANKLPRKGKKQS, encoded by the coding sequence ATGTCTAAGATCCATGCCGTGGTTCTGGCTGCTGGTCAGGGTACACGGATGAAATCGAAGCTGTACAAAGTCCTGCACCCTGTGTGCGGAAAGCCTATGGTTCAGCATGTAGTCGATACGATGGCATCCATGCAGGTTCAGGATATCGTTGTCGTCGTAGGTCATGGTGCTGACGCTGTCCGCGCCAAACTAGGCGAGGACGTTACTTATGCACTGCAAGAAGAACAGTTGGGAACGGCACATGCCGTTTCGCAGGCAGCGCCGTTTTTACAGGATAAAGAAGGAACTACGTTTCTTTTATATGGAGACGTTCCCCTCTTGTCAGCGACTACGTTGTCGGCCTTGCTGAGCTATCACGAGGAGCAGCAAGCGGCTGCAACGGTATTAACCGCCGTGTTACCTGACGCAACAGGTTATGGGCGTATCGTGCGCAATGAGGCGGGCGAAGTATTGCGAATCGTGGAACATAAGGATGCTACGGAAGCGGAACGGGCGATCAGTGAAATTAATACGGGCATATACTGCTATGACAACCGAAAATTATGGAAAGCCTTGGCGGAAGTGAAAAATGACAACGCACAAGGCGAATACTATGTAACAGACGTTGTCGGTATTTTGCGTGATGCAGGTGAAAAGGTAGTTGGATACGAAGCGGTTGACCCGGAGGAAACGATGGGTGTTAACGATCGTGTACAGCTATCGGAAGCAGAAGCCTACATGAAAAAACGTATTATGACTGGTCACATGCGAAATGGTGTGACAATCATCGATCCAGCTTCTACGTACATCGAAGCGGATGTGAAGATTGAGGCAGATACCGTGATCCACCCAGGTTCTTTCCTGCGTGGACAAACAACCGTTGGAGCTGATTGTGTAATCGGACCCCAAGCGGATCTGACGAATGTGAACGTAGCGAGTGGCGTGACCATTTCTTACTCTGTGCTGGTTGATTCGAGTGTGGAAAGCGAGTCTTCTGTTGGTCCATTTGCTTATGTTCGACCAGGAACACAGATTGGACGCAATGCCAAAATCGGTGATTTCGTGGAATTGAAAAATGCGAAAATTGGTGACGGTACGAAGGTTCCTCATCTCAGCTATGTAGGAGATGCGGAGATCGGAGACGGAGTCAATATTGGCTGTGGAACGATTACCGTCAATTATGATGGCGCAGTGAAACATAAAACAACAGTAAAAGATGGAGCATTCATCGGATGCAACAGCAATCTGGTTGCGCCAGTTACAGTTGGACAAAATGCTTATGTAGCTGCAGGATCGACCATTAATCAAGATGTGCCAGATAATGCGCTTGCGATCGCACGTGAGCGTCAAGTGAATAAAATCGATTACGCGAACAAACTGCCTCGCAAGGGCAAAAAGCAATCATAA
- a CDS encoding ribose-phosphate diphosphokinase, protein MANYRDPKLKVFTCNANPELAKEIAEHIGVPLGNAQVVRFSDGECQLKLNESVRGCDVFVIQPTSAPVNEHLMELLVMVDALKRASAKSINVVIPYYGYARQDRKARARDPITAKLVANLIETAGAQRVITMDLHATQIQGFFDIPVDHLLGVPILGKHFSEKGLKDIVVVSPDHGGVTRARKLAERLEAPIAIIDKRRPEPNVAEVMNIVGNIEGKTAIIIDDIIDTAGTITLAASALVEAGAREVYACCTHPVLSGPAIERIANSKIKELIVTNSIPLTEEQIIDKITVLSVAPIIGEAIIRVHEELSVSKLFD, encoded by the coding sequence ATGGCTAATTACCGCGACCCAAAACTGAAGGTATTTACGTGCAACGCAAACCCGGAACTGGCAAAAGAAATCGCCGAACACATCGGTGTACCACTCGGAAACGCACAAGTAGTGCGCTTTAGTGATGGCGAATGCCAACTCAAACTCAATGAAAGCGTTCGCGGTTGTGACGTATTTGTCATTCAGCCAACGTCTGCTCCCGTTAATGAGCATTTGATGGAGCTTTTGGTCATGGTCGATGCATTGAAACGCGCTTCGGCTAAGAGTATTAACGTGGTCATTCCTTACTACGGTTATGCTCGTCAAGATCGTAAAGCACGCGCACGCGATCCGATCACGGCTAAGCTGGTTGCGAACCTGATCGAGACAGCAGGTGCACAACGTGTGATTACGATGGATTTGCACGCAACACAAATCCAAGGCTTCTTCGATATTCCGGTTGATCATCTGCTGGGTGTGCCTATCTTGGGCAAACACTTCTCTGAAAAAGGTCTGAAAGATATCGTTGTCGTATCTCCGGATCACGGTGGAGTGACCCGTGCTCGTAAATTGGCAGAACGTCTGGAAGCGCCTATTGCCATTATTGACAAACGTCGCCCAGAACCAAACGTAGCCGAAGTAATGAACATCGTAGGTAACATCGAAGGCAAAACAGCGATCATCATCGACGATATTATCGATACCGCTGGAACGATCACACTGGCTGCAAGTGCCCTTGTAGAAGCAGGCGCACGTGAAGTATATGCATGCTGCACGCACCCAGTTCTGTCCGGTCCTGCTATCGAGCGTATTGCTAACTCGAAGATCAAGGAACTGATTGTGACCAACTCAATCCCGCTGACAGAAGAACAAATTATCGATAAGATTACCGTTCTTTCTGTAGCGCCAATCATTGGTGAAGCAATCATTCGTGTTCACGAAGAGCTTTCCGTAAGCAAGTTGTTCGATTAA
- a CDS encoding 50S ribosomal protein L25, with protein MEQLQAQSREQKTGNAVKVLRNEGWVPGIMYGSDMGNKPIQVKGRELDAALRHQSTNKPFRLNVDGNTHDVMVYELQRHPLQGNILHADFKKINMNEKIHTSVPVLMTGDPELGVATLIRHSVEVTCLPGNIPESFLVDVDGLNIGDVVLVSDLNVPPGVDLGLESTEVLISVLPVKAKSEESIDAEQEAEAVAEKAGTANE; from the coding sequence GTGGAACAATTACAGGCACAGTCTCGTGAACAAAAGACAGGCAATGCTGTAAAGGTACTGCGCAATGAAGGTTGGGTTCCCGGTATTATGTACGGCAGCGATATGGGCAACAAGCCGATTCAGGTCAAAGGAAGAGAGCTGGATGCTGCCCTGCGTCACCAGTCGACGAACAAGCCATTCCGGTTGAATGTAGACGGGAACACGCACGATGTCATGGTTTATGAGCTGCAACGGCATCCTTTGCAGGGGAACATTTTGCATGCAGATTTTAAGAAGATCAATATGAATGAAAAAATACACACTTCCGTTCCTGTCCTCATGACAGGAGATCCGGAGTTGGGTGTGGCTACCCTTATCCGCCACAGTGTGGAAGTAACTTGCTTGCCAGGTAATATACCAGAATCATTTCTGGTCGATGTCGACGGATTGAATATCGGGGATGTCGTACTGGTTTCCGATCTGAATGTCCCACCCGGAGTAGATCTGGGGCTCGAATCCACGGAAGTGCTGATCAGTGTACTGCCTGTGAAGGCCAAGTCGGAAGAATCAATCGATGCGGAGCAAGAGGCAGAAGCAGTGGCCGAAAAAGCAGGAACCGCTAACGAATAA
- the pth gene encoding aminoacyl-tRNA hydrolase has protein sequence MKVIIGLGNPGKKYEDTRHNAGFMAIDKISDKWGIPVTQNKFRALVGEGRIEGEKVLLVKPQTYMNLSGESVAEVLKFYKLIPDDLVVIYDDLDLPTGHLRLREKGSAGGHNGIKSMIQHLGTQEFKRIKVGISRPEPGRSVSDYVLNTFPVAERADIQEAVSLAADACAMWTRESFLKVMNHYNSLKK, from the coding sequence GTGAAAGTCATAATTGGATTGGGTAATCCCGGCAAAAAATATGAAGACACCAGACATAATGCTGGCTTTATGGCCATAGATAAGATTAGCGACAAATGGGGAATTCCTGTTACGCAAAACAAGTTTCGTGCACTCGTGGGCGAAGGACGAATCGAAGGCGAGAAGGTACTGCTGGTGAAGCCGCAGACGTACATGAATCTCTCCGGTGAATCGGTAGCGGAAGTCCTCAAGTTTTACAAACTGATTCCGGACGATCTCGTCGTCATCTACGACGATCTTGATTTGCCGACCGGACATCTTCGTCTGCGAGAAAAGGGCAGCGCTGGTGGGCACAACGGCATCAAGTCGATGATTCAGCATTTGGGCACACAGGAGTTTAAACGAATCAAGGTAGGGATCAGTCGTCCAGAACCAGGGCGGAGCGTCAGCGACTATGTTTTGAATACGTTTCCAGTGGCGGAAAGAGCCGACATTCAAGAAGCGGTGAGCTTGGCTGCTGATGCATGCGCCATGTGGACAAGAGAGTCGTTTTTAAAGGTCATGAACCATTACAACAGCTTGAAAAAGTAG
- a CDS encoding anti-sigma-F factor Fin, with the protein MSIRYTCRCCGMKIAEFDESQVTEAQLGFDSLTPEERALIISREQSGDTVVSITCDYCREALIQHPELSLVGNPLQ; encoded by the coding sequence ATGAGCATACGCTATACATGTCGTTGCTGCGGCATGAAGATTGCAGAATTTGACGAATCGCAAGTAACAGAAGCGCAGCTCGGGTTTGATTCCTTGACCCCGGAGGAACGTGCTCTTATAATATCGAGAGAACAAAGTGGAGATACGGTCGTCAGCATCACGTGCGACTATTGCCGTGAAGCGCTGATTCAGCATCCAGAGCTTTCGCTAGTCGGAAACCCACTTCAATAA
- the mfd gene encoding transcription-repair coupling factor — MQVIINPMKQDTNVGTIVAGLEKGLHEQLVSGLAGSARQVLMASLQQMSDRPVCVVTHNMYQAQKVYEDLIELVPSDQVLLYPGNELIGSELAIASPEMLAQRIHVFNRLAQGFTGFLVAPFAGLRRLVVPPQVWKEAQIQLSVGDELDIESFLLRCIELGYERVDMVERKGEMSIRGGIIDLYPIDSEWPVRIELFDVEIDSIRTFDMLSQRSLESVQTYILGPAKEMIASTPLLQESAVRLEQKLGETIANLKDGAAKEKVMERIGSDAERMKQGQRFAQLYSYISVIYPTGDTLLSYMPADTLLIVDEPSRVLDTAAQLQKEEGEWLTGRIIQGEYMANLSLSRTYDEIVSTKKRQIVYLSLFLRQSPKTQPQNIVNLTCRTMQNFHGQMNVLKTELTRWKKSQDQIVFVAADLERAKRLERVLHDYEMEADVLTEAVETVPPGRPTIILGNLQTGFELPLNKLVVITEGEVFTAKQRKARKVQQTMNNAERIKNYLELKPGDFVVHVNHGIGKYLGIETKEILGIHKDYLHIQYAAGDSLFVPIDQIDHVQKYVASEEAQPKIYSLGGSEWKRVKNKVQSSVKDIAEDLIKLYAAREAAVGHTFSPDTTEQREFEAMFPYQETQDQLRAISEVKADMERKRPMDRLVCGDVGYGKTEVAIRAAFKAVMDGKQVAVLVPTTILAQQHYETFRERFAEYPIRVEVLSRFRSRKEQNATLKGLKEGTVDVVIGTHRLLSKDLTFRELGLLIVDEEQRFGVSHKEKLKQIKTNVDVMTLTATPIPRTLHMSMLGVRDLSVIETPPENRFPVQTYVMDYSPALVREAIEREMARDGQVFFLYNQVQGIEQMAEQISMLVPDARIAVAHGQMNESELEGVILDFLEGNFDVLVSTTIIETGVDIPNVNTLIIYNADKMGLSQLYQLRGRVGRSNRIAYAYFTYQRDKVLTEVAEKRLQAIKEFTELGSGFKIAMRDLSIRGAGNLLGAEQHGFINTVGFDLYSQMLKEAIDELKGEVKHEIVTPVEINLQLDAYIPSMYITDSRQKIEMYKKFVAVSTLEDVDDLADELLDRFGPVPKPVDNLLTISRLRVYALKHHITEISQKNPDEIKLFLHPSQNNNIDGGALFALTSNWSKRVGLSGGQQITIAVKVKGLKEDEGVQLVEKLLRQFHQVRRDTGTESPVS, encoded by the coding sequence ATGCAAGTCATCATTAACCCGATGAAACAGGACACGAACGTCGGGACAATCGTGGCTGGTTTGGAGAAGGGGCTACATGAGCAGCTTGTCTCTGGCTTAGCTGGTTCCGCCCGGCAAGTATTGATGGCGTCATTGCAACAAATGTCAGATCGTCCGGTCTGCGTAGTGACGCATAACATGTACCAAGCACAAAAAGTATACGAAGATTTGATCGAGTTGGTTCCCTCTGATCAGGTGTTGCTTTATCCCGGTAATGAGCTGATTGGCTCTGAGCTTGCTATTGCCAGTCCTGAAATGCTGGCGCAGCGAATTCATGTATTCAACCGTCTGGCCCAAGGCTTTACGGGTTTTTTAGTTGCACCTTTTGCTGGCTTGCGTCGCTTGGTCGTTCCCCCGCAAGTATGGAAGGAAGCACAGATTCAGTTGTCCGTCGGTGATGAGCTCGATATCGAGTCCTTTTTGCTCCGATGTATTGAGCTTGGCTATGAGCGAGTGGACATGGTCGAGCGCAAGGGAGAAATGAGTATTCGCGGCGGAATTATCGACTTGTATCCGATCGATTCGGAGTGGCCGGTGCGGATTGAGCTTTTTGATGTGGAGATCGACTCGATTCGTACGTTTGACATGCTCTCCCAACGGTCATTGGAATCCGTCCAGACTTATATTCTCGGTCCGGCAAAAGAAATGATCGCTTCGACTCCGTTATTGCAGGAATCGGCTGTTCGCTTAGAACAAAAGCTGGGGGAAACCATCGCCAATTTGAAAGATGGGGCTGCCAAGGAAAAAGTCATGGAGCGAATCGGCTCTGATGCAGAGAGAATGAAGCAGGGACAGCGTTTTGCACAGCTGTATTCGTACATCTCTGTCATTTATCCGACTGGTGATACATTATTGTCCTATATGCCTGCCGATACCTTGCTGATCGTTGATGAGCCTTCTCGTGTGTTGGATACGGCAGCGCAATTGCAAAAAGAAGAAGGGGAATGGCTGACAGGACGCATCATCCAGGGCGAATATATGGCCAATCTCAGCCTGTCGCGCACGTACGACGAGATCGTGTCGACGAAAAAGCGCCAGATCGTTTACCTCTCCCTATTTTTGAGACAATCACCGAAGACCCAGCCGCAAAACATCGTAAATCTAACTTGTCGTACCATGCAAAACTTCCATGGACAGATGAACGTGCTAAAAACAGAGCTGACCCGTTGGAAGAAGTCCCAGGATCAGATCGTCTTTGTCGCAGCTGATTTGGAGCGTGCGAAGCGACTGGAGCGTGTCCTGCATGACTACGAAATGGAAGCGGATGTTTTAACAGAAGCCGTGGAGACAGTACCTCCGGGGCGTCCTACGATCATTTTAGGAAACCTCCAGACCGGCTTTGAGCTTCCGTTAAACAAGCTGGTTGTTATTACGGAAGGTGAAGTATTTACCGCGAAACAGCGCAAGGCGCGCAAAGTTCAGCAGACGATGAACAACGCGGAGCGTATCAAAAACTATCTGGAGCTCAAGCCCGGTGATTTCGTCGTGCACGTCAATCACGGGATTGGAAAATACCTCGGAATTGAAACCAAGGAAATTCTCGGAATTCATAAAGATTACCTTCATATTCAATACGCCGCAGGAGACAGTCTGTTTGTTCCGATTGATCAAATCGACCATGTGCAGAAGTACGTGGCGAGCGAAGAGGCACAGCCGAAGATTTACAGCTTGGGCGGCAGCGAGTGGAAACGCGTCAAAAACAAGGTCCAGTCGTCTGTAAAGGATATCGCCGAGGATTTGATCAAGCTGTACGCAGCCCGCGAAGCGGCTGTCGGTCATACATTCTCTCCCGACACGACAGAGCAGCGTGAATTTGAGGCGATGTTCCCGTATCAGGAAACACAAGACCAGCTCCGCGCGATTTCTGAAGTCAAAGCGGACATGGAGCGCAAACGTCCGATGGATCGCCTCGTTTGTGGGGACGTAGGGTACGGGAAGACAGAGGTTGCGATTCGTGCTGCCTTCAAGGCTGTCATGGACGGAAAACAGGTAGCCGTTTTGGTTCCAACTACAATTCTGGCCCAGCAGCATTATGAGACGTTCCGTGAGCGTTTTGCGGAATATCCGATTCGCGTGGAGGTGTTGAGCCGATTCCGTTCGCGCAAAGAGCAGAATGCCACACTAAAAGGACTGAAGGAAGGCACAGTCGATGTCGTCATCGGTACGCACCGTCTGCTTTCCAAAGACCTGACATTCCGCGAGCTCGGTCTGTTAATCGTAGACGAGGAGCAGCGCTTCGGTGTGAGCCACAAGGAAAAGCTGAAGCAGATCAAAACGAATGTGGATGTCATGACTCTGACCGCTACGCCGATTCCACGTACCCTGCACATGTCGATGCTCGGTGTGCGTGATTTGTCTGTCATCGAAACGCCGCCAGAAAATCGTTTTCCGGTGCAGACGTATGTGATGGATTACAGCCCTGCTCTCGTTCGCGAAGCGATTGAGCGCGAGATGGCTCGTGATGGGCAAGTGTTCTTCCTCTACAACCAAGTACAAGGAATCGAACAGATGGCGGAGCAGATTTCGATGCTCGTTCCTGACGCACGCATCGCTGTAGCACATGGGCAGATGAACGAAAGCGAGCTGGAAGGCGTCATTCTCGACTTTTTGGAAGGGAATTTTGACGTATTGGTCAGCACGACGATCATTGAGACCGGGGTGGACATCCCGAACGTCAATACGCTGATTATTTACAATGCAGACAAAATGGGCTTGTCCCAGCTGTATCAGCTGCGTGGACGGGTAGGTCGTTCCAATCGAATTGCGTACGCTTACTTTACGTATCAACGGGACAAGGTGCTGACAGAGGTAGCGGAAAAACGTCTGCAAGCCATCAAGGAATTTACCGAGCTCGGCTCTGGCTTCAAGATCGCGATGCGAGATTTGTCCATTCGTGGAGCGGGTAATTTGCTGGGCGCGGAGCAGCATGGTTTTATTAATACGGTCGGATTCGACTTGTACAGCCAGATGCTGAAAGAGGCCATTGATGAGCTGAAGGGCGAAGTCAAACACGAAATTGTCACACCTGTGGAGATCAATCTGCAACTGGATGCTTACATTCCGTCGATGTACATTACGGATAGCCGACAAAAAATCGAGATGTACAAAAAGTTTGTCGCGGTGTCTACATTGGAAGACGTCGACGATTTGGCAGACGAGCTGCTAGACCGTTTTGGACCAGTTCCGAAGCCGGTTGATAATTTGTTAACCATTTCCCGTTTACGTGTGTATGCCCTGAAGCACCACATCACCGAAATTAGCCAAAAGAATCCGGACGAGATTAAATTGTTCCTGCACCCTAGTCAGAACAACAACATCGATGGTGGGGCTCTATTTGCCCTTACCAGTAACTGGAGCAAGAGGGTTGGGCTGTCGGGTGGACAACAGATCACGATTGCTGTTAAAGTAAAGGGGTTAAAAGAAGATGAGGGCGTGCAGTTGGTTGAAAAGCTGCTGCGTCAATTTCACCAGGTGCGAAGAGACACCGGTACGGAGAGCCCTGTGTCTTAA
- a CDS encoding peptidylprolyl isomerase, with protein sequence MKRSVAILSSAVLVVALMTGCGGKAEEAKQDPTTPANQTDGGNQAAANDPLVQFPKLTLPYAADQKAAIVEYQGGTVTGKEFEEFLRVINFMNPQQGTMIEMADSNSLKAYAREYTATKVLASRSDAAMKKESKELAEKTFEKIKTQYMGFLGKDEAQFNKLLEGQGVTKDMIVNQMDLINQSINVMKKNIDDATLKQTYDQMDKASRTVASVRHILISTEKRKPEEALKISNDLVARLKKGEDFAKLATEFTDDPGSKQSGGLYADQDVTQWVPEFKEASLTQKVGEVGPPVKTDFGYHIIKVENRKEKTFDEMKEQLRANSLEKAYDTFAKNELDKLITKFNIPQSKNDAPAKK encoded by the coding sequence ATGAAACGTTCTGTAGCGATTCTATCTTCGGCTGTTCTGGTCGTGGCACTCATGACTGGTTGCGGCGGAAAAGCAGAAGAAGCGAAACAAGATCCAACAACTCCAGCGAATCAGACAGATGGCGGCAATCAAGCTGCTGCTAACGATCCTTTGGTACAATTCCCTAAACTCACTCTGCCTTACGCAGCAGATCAGAAAGCTGCCATTGTAGAGTATCAGGGGGGAACTGTAACAGGAAAAGAGTTCGAAGAGTTCCTGCGTGTTATTAACTTCATGAACCCACAACAAGGTACCATGATTGAAATGGCTGATAGCAACTCACTGAAAGCTTATGCTCGTGAGTATACAGCTACCAAGGTTTTGGCTAGCCGTTCTGACGCTGCTATGAAAAAAGAGTCCAAAGAACTCGCTGAGAAAACCTTCGAGAAAATCAAAACGCAGTACATGGGCTTTTTGGGCAAGGATGAAGCCCAATTCAACAAGCTCTTGGAAGGCCAAGGCGTAACGAAGGACATGATCGTAAATCAGATGGATCTGATCAACCAGTCCATCAATGTGATGAAAAAGAATATCGACGATGCTACGCTGAAGCAAACCTATGATCAAATGGACAAAGCTTCCCGTACCGTTGCTTCTGTTCGCCACATCCTGATCTCTACCGAAAAGCGCAAACCAGAAGAGGCGTTGAAAATCTCCAACGACTTGGTAGCGCGCCTGAAAAAGGGTGAAGACTTCGCGAAGCTGGCAACAGAGTTCACAGATGACCCAGGCAGCAAGCAGTCTGGCGGTTTGTACGCTGACCAGGATGTAACCCAATGGGTACCAGAATTTAAAGAAGCATCCCTGACACAAAAAGTCGGTGAAGTTGGCCCGCCAGTAAAAACTGATTTTGGTTACCATATTATTAAGGTCGAGAATCGCAAAGAAAAGACCTTTGATGAGATGAAAGAGCAGCTCCGCGCGAATTCTTTGGAGAAAGCGTACGACACTTTCGCCAAAAACGAGCTGGACAAGCTGATTACGAAATTCAACATCCCGCAGTCCAAAAATGATGCTCCGGCAAAGAAATAA
- the spoVT gene encoding stage V sporulation protein T, which produces MKATGIVRRIDDLGRVVIPKEIRRTLRIREGDPLEIFVDRDGEVILKKYSPIGELGDFAKEYADSLYESMNHTVLISDRDSVIAVAGASKKEYLEKAIGSIVEKCLEERKTRLEKNTGSYEICRDMNETYGSFVVAPIVAGGDPIGSVILLNKNESTKMSDLEIKMSETAAGFLAKQMEQ; this is translated from the coding sequence ATGAAAGCAACTGGTATCGTTCGTCGAATTGACGACCTCGGTCGGGTCGTGATTCCTAAGGAGATTCGTCGTACACTGCGCATTCGTGAGGGCGACCCGCTTGAGATTTTTGTGGATCGTGACGGGGAAGTCATTCTCAAAAAGTATTCACCGATTGGAGAGTTGGGTGATTTTGCAAAAGAGTACGCCGACTCTTTGTATGAAAGCATGAATCATACCGTACTGATTTCAGACAGGGATAGTGTCATTGCAGTGGCAGGTGCCTCCAAAAAGGAATACTTGGAGAAAGCAATTGGCAGTATTGTCGAGAAATGCTTGGAAGAAAGAAAAACCCGACTGGAGAAAAACACAGGCTCTTATGAAATTTGTCGTGACATGAACGAGACATATGGCTCGTTCGTCGTCGCACCGATTGTAGCAGGAGGCGATCCAATCGGGTCCGTGATCCTCCTCAACAAAAACGAGTCAACCAAGATGAGCGATTTGGAGATCAAAATGTCGGAAACAGCGGCCGGTTTCCTGGCAAAGCAGATGGAGCAGTAG